A genomic region of Arachis hypogaea cultivar Tifrunner chromosome 5, arahy.Tifrunner.gnm2.J5K5, whole genome shotgun sequence contains the following coding sequences:
- the LOC112800349 gene encoding transcription factor bHLH121-like — protein sequence MYIGVCDIMNMNALISKVARGWHKFDARVLFSLSLSPTAARFRFLRGITPPSFMDHWNFSKPPSLPQDSPSASPSPPPPPPPPPPPALPSNRSHREKGQAEPPQDPAVAARKVQKADREKLRRDRLNDHFHDLANTLDPDRPRNDKATILTDTIQMLKDLTAEVNRLKTEHKALSDESRELMQEKNELREEKASLKSDIENLNSQYQQRARMMFPWTAIDHSVVMAPPPYSYPVPIPIPPAPVPIHPTLQPFPYFGNQNPPHIPTPCSTYVPFSAPINAALDLPSAQYASASHVPAQKDCRSKSPPHRRITDADRCSETHDVATELELKMPGSSTQEESSSGGTKKVKHSGRKDRAVAEGSASSRYSTSHGLQDSSNSVGDIPKADS from the exons ATGTATATTGGTGTTTGTGATATTATGAATATGAATGCACTAATAAGTAAGGTGGCTCGTGGATGGCACAAGTTTGATGCGCgtgttctcttctctctttctctctctccaacTGCAGCCAGATTCAGATTTCTGAGAGGGATTACTCCGCCTTCATTCATGGATCACTGGAATTTCTCCAAACCCCCATCCCTTCCGCAAGATTCACCCTCcgcttctccctctcctcctcctcctcctcctcctcctccacctccTGCCCTCCCGTCCAACCGATCCCACAG AGAAAAGGGGCAAGCGGAACCACCGCAGGATCCAGCTGTCGCCGCAAGGAAAGTTCAGAAGGCTGACCGCGAGAAACTCCGCCGTGATCGATTAAACGACCACTTCCACGATTTGGCCAACACTTtag ATCCTGATAGGCCAAGGAACGACAAGGCAACCATCCTCACTGATACAATTCAAATGCTTAAAGATTTAACTGCCGAAGTTAATAGGTTGAAAACCGAGCATAAAGCGCTTTCTGATGAGTCCCGCGAG CTAATGCAAGAGAAGAATGAACTCAGGGAAGAGAAGGCGTCCTTGAAATCGGATATAGAAAACCTTAATTCCCAGTATCAGCAGAGGGCCAGAATGATGTTCCCATGGACTGCAATCGACCACTCTGTCGTAATGGCACCACCACCTTATTCATATCCGGTTCCTATACCTATCCCTCCTGCTCCTGTTCCAATTCACCCAACTCTTCAACCCTTTCCTTATTTTGGAAATCAAAACCCTCCTCACATTCCTACTCCTTGTTCAACATATGTTCCATTCTCTGCTCCAATTAATGCCGCGCTTGACTTACCCTCAGCTCAGTATGCTTCTGCATCTCATGTTCCCGCCCAAAAGGATTGTCGGAGCAAGTCACCACCTCATAGGAGAATCACTGATGCAGACAGATGTAGCGAGACTCATGATGTGGCTACGGAGCTTGAACTTAAGATGCCTGGATCATCAACACAGGAG GAATCTTCTTCCGGGGGAACGAAGAAGGTCAAGCATTCAGGGAGGAAGGATAGAGCCGTTGCAGAAGGGAGTGCTTCAAGCCGGTATTCAACGTCTCATGGACTTCAAGATAGCTCCAACAGTGTGGGTGACATCCCAAAGGCTGATAGTTGA